A portion of the Oxynema aestuarii AP17 genome contains these proteins:
- a CDS encoding circadian clock KaiB family protein: protein MNYQTSPTPPLFKGIALFTPGGDLVYCIDPSKKTQWHVNLCATLQEWLGLVEPPHFLVPCYTATFDRWLDPNTQVVKCSAVAYPPVWRYRSLLNLIFETHEVVWSQGSCPEELCDPIVVASYRERFPQLWENHDLVLQVDSPIARAPEFPESDLSAIARTDPTRPEGSEGYVLRLFVSGRTTATEKSLHTLYQVLEESLGVPYTLKVIDIHKHPEQAEFSQISATPTLIKLWPLPVRRIVGNLEDPNTIARVLGYY from the coding sequence TTGAATTATCAAACTTCTCCCACTCCTCCGTTGTTTAAAGGAATTGCATTATTTACTCCAGGAGGAGATCTCGTTTACTGCATCGATCCGAGTAAAAAAACTCAGTGGCACGTTAATTTATGTGCCACCCTACAAGAATGGCTGGGTCTGGTCGAACCCCCTCATTTTTTAGTTCCTTGTTATACTGCAACTTTCGACCGATGGCTCGATCCCAATACCCAAGTTGTCAAATGTTCTGCAGTCGCTTACCCTCCGGTTTGGCGGTATCGATCGCTGTTGAATCTGATTTTTGAAACCCACGAGGTGGTTTGGTCTCAAGGATCCTGTCCGGAGGAACTGTGCGATCCGATCGTGGTGGCGAGTTATCGGGAACGATTTCCCCAACTCTGGGAAAATCACGATTTAGTCTTGCAGGTCGATTCGCCGATCGCCCGGGCGCCGGAATTCCCCGAAAGCGACCTATCGGCGATCGCCAGGACCGATCCGACCCGTCCCGAAGGAAGCGAGGGTTACGTATTGCGCTTGTTCGTGTCCGGTCGTACCACCGCCACGGAAAAAAGCTTGCACACCCTCTATCAAGTTTTAGAAGAATCCCTCGGCGTTCCCTATACCCTCAAAGTGATCGACATTCACAAACATCCAGAACAGGCAGAGTTTTCGCAAATTTCGGCGACGCCGACGTTAATTAAACTATGGCCGCTTCCAGTACGCCGGATCGTGGGAAATTTAGAAGATCCCAACACGATCGCCCGCGTACTTGGTTATTATTGA
- a CDS encoding type IV pilus twitching motility protein PilT, with protein sequence MSQSKRPSIPPPPPPPGRPNAGNSGGRPAVPPPPKPPAPGNIPPPPAARQSAPPAPPAPQPSAPPASSAPKSSGGPSPGHPKLLDLVKQAHEEGISDIHVGVNELPRFRKRGDIAEAGYPKTDLPTFMSWLRECMSNEEIQQFQQNLDFDGAFDFGFVRVRISAFDSLAGPAMVLRLIAAEILTMEQLKLPEVFKKICHYHKGLILVTGPTGSGKSTTMAAMIDYMNKNFPYHIITIEDPVEFVHKSRVSLIKHREVGRHTLKFFNALKGALRQDPDMILVGEIRDKETVGIAIKAASTGHLVMGTLHTNSAIKTLTRILDMFSAEEQPAIRTSISEILVAIIAQLLCKTTDGKRAAFHDILINTDVIKEYIMKEQYEDMHQIMLKDTYEGMITMNRSLYELYQEGRITEEIALEQSPTPNEMAQMLRGRI encoded by the coding sequence ATGTCACAATCCAAACGTCCGTCCATTCCACCCCCGCCACCCCCACCGGGACGTCCCAACGCCGGAAATTCCGGGGGTCGTCCTGCGGTTCCACCCCCTCCCAAACCCCCAGCGCCGGGAAACATTCCGCCACCCCCGGCAGCTCGTCAAAGCGCCCCTCCCGCGCCCCCCGCCCCACAACCGAGCGCCCCTCCCGCCTCCTCGGCGCCTAAAAGTTCTGGCGGTCCGAGTCCGGGACACCCCAAACTGCTCGACTTGGTCAAACAAGCTCACGAAGAAGGAATTTCCGACATCCACGTCGGCGTCAACGAACTGCCTCGGTTCCGCAAACGCGGCGACATTGCCGAAGCCGGATATCCGAAAACCGATCTACCTACCTTCATGAGTTGGCTGCGCGAGTGCATGTCCAACGAAGAAATTCAACAATTTCAACAAAATCTCGACTTTGACGGTGCCTTCGACTTCGGCTTCGTCCGCGTCCGGATTAGCGCCTTCGACTCCCTCGCCGGCCCGGCGATGGTTTTGCGCTTGATTGCGGCGGAGATCCTGACAATGGAACAGTTGAAACTTCCCGAAGTTTTTAAAAAGATTTGCCACTACCACAAAGGGCTCATCTTAGTCACGGGGCCGACCGGATCCGGGAAATCTACCACGATGGCGGCGATGATCGACTACATGAACAAAAATTTCCCGTATCACATCATCACCATTGAAGATCCGGTCGAATTTGTTCATAAAAGTCGAGTTTCTTTGATCAAACACCGCGAAGTCGGTCGTCATACGTTGAAATTCTTTAACGCCCTTAAAGGCGCTCTCCGACAAGACCCGGACATGATTCTCGTCGGCGAAATTCGGGACAAAGAAACTGTCGGGATTGCTATTAAAGCGGCTTCCACGGGTCACTTGGTGATGGGAACTTTGCACACGAACAGTGCTATTAAAACCCTGACCCGGATTCTCGATATGTTTTCCGCCGAAGAACAACCTGCAATCCGCACGTCAATTTCAGAAATTCTCGTCGCGATTATTGCTCAGTTGTTATGTAAAACCACCGATGGTAAACGGGCGGCTTTCCATGACATTTTGATCAATACTGATGTCATTAAAGAATATATCATGAAAGAGCAGTATGAGGATATGCATCAAATCATGTTGAAAGATACTTATGAAGGCATGATTACGATGAATCGTTCTCTCTACGAGCTCTATCAAGAAGGTCGGATTACCGAAGAAATCGCTCTCGAACAATCGCCGACCCCGAATGAAATGGCTCAAATGCTGCGCGGTCGGATTTAA
- a CDS encoding GH116 family glycosyl hydrolase codes for MSNRDNRPAIPSYTWTRPLGLGWDQPYTVRYASNLDDGPWHGMPLGGFGAGCIGRSPRGDFNLWHLDGGEHLFQSLPACQFSVYEESAHRRQAYALATAPPDDGTLSAWQWYPESTPAQSTGTYHALYPRSWFVYEGVFDSQLTCEQFSPIWPGKYQECSYPIAVFEWTAHNPTDEPITLSILLTWQNTVGWFTNAIKSPQIKVRDDGSPVYDYRSRWGESQGNFNRYIEDFHRVGYVMGGPMAGDEPQEGEGEWAIATVTSPVVEIFHHGRWNPVGDGSDLWEGFARDGSLDDCADERPARSDERIGVAIAVRFTVRPGKTRKIPFILAWDLPITEFSPDICYYRRYTDFFGRHGRGSWSMVRTALKHYEMWRENIVAWQEAIGDRPDLSPAFKMALFNELYLLADGGTLWTAQDEQNPRGQFAVLECIDYRWYESLDVRLYGSFGLLMLWPELEKSILLAFARAIPTADETPRKIGYNQADAVRKIADATPHDLGAPNEHPWVKSNYTSYQDCNLWKDLACDFVLQVYRDFQLTGAGDFEFLWDCWPSVVRALRYLKQFDRDGDGIPENSGAPDQTFDDWRLRGISAYCGGLWLAALEAAIAIGELLLKHPYDRGIFSGTIYEERRSPLSEPDEIEAAIATYREWLGQARPLYRETLWNGEYYRLDSESGSDVVMADQLCGQFYARLLGLDDLVPVESIRTTLETIYRSCFLNFHDGQFGAANGVRPDGSAVNPQDTHPLEVWTGINFGLAAFLLQMGMKEEAFRLSETVIGQIYENGLQFRTPEAITAVGTFRASHYLRAMAIWAIYGVLTDFDRR; via the coding sequence ATGAGCAATCGAGACAATCGCCCCGCAATCCCGTCTTATACCTGGACTCGTCCCCTCGGCTTGGGATGGGACCAACCGTACACCGTTCGCTATGCCAGCAATCTCGACGATGGCCCGTGGCATGGAATGCCCCTCGGCGGCTTTGGCGCCGGATGCATCGGGCGATCGCCTCGTGGCGACTTCAACCTCTGGCATCTCGACGGCGGCGAACACCTGTTTCAATCCCTTCCCGCCTGTCAATTTTCCGTTTACGAAGAAAGCGCCCATCGTCGTCAAGCTTACGCCTTAGCGACCGCGCCGCCGGACGATGGCACCTTATCCGCATGGCAGTGGTATCCCGAAAGTACCCCCGCGCAATCGACGGGAACCTATCACGCCCTCTATCCGCGCAGTTGGTTTGTTTATGAGGGAGTATTTGACAGCCAGTTAACTTGCGAGCAGTTTTCGCCGATTTGGCCGGGAAAATATCAAGAATGCAGCTATCCGATCGCCGTTTTTGAATGGACCGCCCACAATCCCACCGACGAACCGATTACCCTCAGCATCTTGTTGACCTGGCAAAATACGGTCGGTTGGTTCACCAATGCGATTAAATCGCCGCAAATTAAAGTGCGAGATGATGGCAGTCCGGTTTACGACTATCGATCGCGCTGGGGAGAAAGTCAGGGCAATTTCAATCGCTACATCGAAGATTTTCACCGTGTCGGTTACGTGATGGGCGGGCCGATGGCGGGAGACGAACCCCAAGAAGGTGAGGGGGAATGGGCGATCGCCACCGTGACCAGTCCCGTAGTCGAAATCTTCCATCACGGACGCTGGAACCCCGTTGGGGACGGTAGCGACCTCTGGGAAGGTTTTGCCCGGGACGGATCCCTCGACGATTGCGCCGACGAACGGCCCGCCCGTTCCGACGAACGGATCGGGGTGGCGATCGCGGTGCGCTTTACAGTCAGACCGGGAAAAACCAGGAAAATTCCGTTTATCTTGGCGTGGGATTTGCCAATTACCGAGTTTTCTCCCGATATTTGCTACTATCGACGCTATACCGACTTTTTCGGTCGTCACGGTCGCGGCTCGTGGAGTATGGTTCGCACCGCCCTCAAGCATTACGAGATGTGGCGGGAAAACATCGTCGCTTGGCAAGAGGCGATCGGCGATCGCCCCGACTTATCCCCGGCCTTTAAAATGGCCTTATTTAACGAGTTGTACCTCCTCGCCGACGGTGGCACCCTCTGGACCGCCCAAGACGAACAGAACCCGCGCGGGCAGTTTGCCGTTCTCGAATGTATCGATTATCGCTGGTACGAAAGTTTAGACGTGCGGCTGTACGGTTCGTTCGGATTGTTGATGTTGTGGCCGGAGTTAGAAAAATCGATCCTCTTGGCATTTGCCCGGGCCATTCCCACCGCAGACGAGACCCCGCGCAAAATTGGCTACAACCAAGCCGACGCCGTTCGCAAAATTGCCGACGCGACCCCCCACGATCTCGGCGCCCCGAACGAGCATCCCTGGGTGAAAAGTAATTACACCAGTTATCAAGACTGCAATTTGTGGAAGGATTTAGCCTGCGATTTTGTCTTGCAGGTCTATCGCGATTTTCAGTTAACTGGAGCGGGTGATTTCGAGTTTTTATGGGATTGCTGGCCGTCAGTCGTGCGCGCTTTGCGGTATTTGAAACAGTTCGACCGCGACGGCGACGGCATCCCGGAAAATAGCGGCGCCCCGGATCAGACCTTTGACGATTGGCGCTTGCGCGGGATTAGTGCGTATTGTGGCGGGTTGTGGTTGGCGGCGTTGGAAGCGGCGATCGCGATTGGGGAACTATTATTGAAACATCCCTACGATCGCGGGATTTTTAGCGGCACGATTTACGAAGAGCGGCGATCGCCCCTGAGCGAACCGGACGAAATCGAGGCGGCGATCGCCACCTACCGGGAATGGTTAGGGCAAGCCCGTCCCCTCTATCGCGAAACACTCTGGAACGGCGAATATTATCGCCTCGACAGCGAAAGCGGTTCCGATGTGGTCATGGCAGACCAACTGTGCGGTCAATTTTACGCCCGCTTGCTCGGACTCGACGATCTCGTTCCCGTCGAATCGATTCGGACCACTTTAGAAACCATCTATCGCTCTTGCTTTCTCAACTTCCACGACGGCCAATTTGGCGCGGCGAACGGGGTCAGACCGGACGGGTCCGCCGTCAATCCCCAAGACACCCATCCCCTGGAAGTCTGGACCGGGATTAATTTTGGTCTGGCCGCCTTTCTGTTGCAAATGGGGATGAAAGAAGAAGCCTTTCGGTTGAGCGAAACCGTTATCGGTCAAATTTACGAGAACGGCTTGCAATTTCGCACCCCAGAAGCGATTACCGCCGTGGGAACCTTCCGTGCCAGCCATTACTTGCGGGCGATGGCGATTTGGGCGATTTATGGGGTTTTAACAGACTTCGATCGCCGTTAA